A part of Denitratisoma oestradiolicum genomic DNA contains:
- a CDS encoding FAD-dependent oxidoreductase codes for MNPTDIRNPDYFHKVVDCQWACPAHTPVPEYIRLIAAGRYDDAYMINWRSNVFPGILGRVCDRPCEPACRRGRVEAEPVAICRLKRVAADYKGDIKARLPLPASTKNGKRVACIGGGPASLTVARDLLPLGYEVVIYDGASKAGGMVRSQIPKFRLPETVLDEEVDYILEMGATRRLDTWVNSLRNIVTEGYDAVFVGTGAPRGREADIPGRQEAGKHIHIGIDWLSSVAFGHVDKIAPRVIVLGGGNTAMDCCRTSKRLGGTDVKVVVRSGFEEMKASPWEREDAMHEGIEIHNFLVPKEFKHDNGRLTGVLFEKVKAEYDAKGRRNLVPTGEADLLMECDEVLVAIGQENAFPWIERDLGIEFDKWDMPVLNPATLQSTLPRVFFGGDAALGPKNIITAVAQAHEAAISIDLFCQGKDLKQRPAPHTNLASQKMGIHEWSYGNNVTLDHRHKVPTLDLQKSLANLRNEFELGYDIKLAFAEAERCLNCDVQTVFTTKLCIECDACTDICPMDCITFTGNGEAADLRSRLKAPATNLGQDIYVSDTLQTGRVAVKDEDVCLHCGLCAERCPTGAWDMQKFFIETSQAGQQP; via the coding sequence GTGAATCCGACTGATATCCGCAATCCCGACTACTTCCACAAGGTCGTGGATTGCCAATGGGCCTGCCCGGCCCACACGCCGGTACCGGAATATATTCGCCTGATCGCAGCGGGTCGCTACGACGACGCCTACATGATCAACTGGCGGTCCAATGTTTTCCCCGGCATTCTGGGTCGCGTTTGCGACCGCCCCTGCGAACCGGCCTGCCGTCGCGGCCGGGTGGAAGCGGAGCCGGTCGCCATCTGCCGACTGAAGCGCGTGGCGGCGGACTACAAGGGCGATATCAAGGCCCGCCTGCCCCTTCCCGCAAGCACCAAGAACGGCAAGCGCGTGGCCTGCATCGGCGGCGGCCCGGCTTCCCTCACCGTGGCTCGTGACCTGCTGCCCCTGGGTTACGAAGTGGTGATCTACGACGGCGCCAGCAAGGCCGGCGGCATGGTGCGCAGCCAGATTCCCAAGTTCCGCCTCCCTGAGACCGTCCTCGACGAGGAAGTGGACTACATCCTGGAAATGGGGGCCACCCGTCGCCTCGACACCTGGGTCAACAGCCTCAGGAATATCGTGACCGAGGGCTACGACGCCGTGTTCGTCGGTACCGGCGCCCCCCGGGGCCGCGAGGCCGACATCCCTGGGCGCCAGGAAGCCGGCAAGCACATCCATATCGGCATCGACTGGCTGTCCAGCGTGGCCTTTGGTCATGTGGACAAGATTGCACCACGCGTGATCGTCCTGGGCGGCGGCAACACCGCCATGGACTGCTGCCGCACCTCCAAGCGCCTGGGCGGCACTGACGTCAAGGTGGTGGTCCGCAGTGGTTTCGAGGAAATGAAAGCCTCCCCCTGGGAACGGGAGGATGCCATGCACGAGGGCATCGAGATTCACAACTTCCTGGTGCCCAAGGAATTCAAGCACGACAACGGCCGCCTCACCGGCGTGCTGTTCGAGAAGGTCAAGGCCGAGTACGACGCCAAGGGTCGCCGCAACCTGGTGCCCACCGGCGAAGCCGACCTGTTGATGGAATGCGACGAAGTGCTGGTGGCCATCGGCCAGGAAAATGCCTTCCCCTGGATCGAGCGGGACCTGGGCATCGAGTTCGACAAGTGGGACATGCCGGTACTGAACCCGGCCACCCTGCAATCGACCCTGCCCCGCGTCTTCTTCGGCGGCGACGCGGCCCTCGGCCCCAAGAACATCATCACCGCCGTGGCCCAGGCCCACGAGGCCGCCATTTCCATCGACCTGTTCTGCCAGGGCAAGGATCTGAAGCAGCGCCCCGCGCCCCATACCAACCTGGCCAGCCAGAAGATGGGCATCCACGAGTGGAGCTACGGCAACAACGTCACCCTGGACCATCGTCACAAGGTACCCACCCTGGACCTGCAAAAGTCCCTGGCGAACCTGAGGAACGAGTTCGAGCTGGGCTACGACATCAAGCTGGCCTTCGCGGAAGCCGAGCGCTGCCTCAATTGTGACGTGCAGACGGTATTCACCACCAAGCTGTGCATCGAGTGCGACGCCTGCACCGACATCTGCCCCATGGACTGCATCACCTTCACCGGCAATGGCGAAGCAGCTGATCTGCGCAGCCGACTGAAGGCGCCGGCGACCAATCTCGGCCAGGACATCTATGTCTCCGATACCTTGCAAACCGGCCGTGTCGCCGTCAAGGACGAGGATGTCTGCCTCCATTGCGGCCTCTGCGCCGAGCGCTGTCCGACCGGCGCCTGGGACATGCAGAAATTCTTTATCGAAACCAGTCAAGCGGGGCAGCAGCCATGA
- a CDS encoding zinc ribbon domain-containing protein YjdM has product MSELPKCPKCSSEFTYEDGALYICPECSHEWAKDGAAEEGTDKKVEVRDAVGNVLNDGDTVTVIKDLKVKGSSSVVKVGTKVKNIRLVDGDHDIDCKIDGIGAMQLKSEFVKKV; this is encoded by the coding sequence ATGAGCGAACTACCCAAGTGCCCGAAATGCAGTTCCGAATTCACCTATGAGGACGGTGCTCTCTACATCTGCCCCGAATGCAGCCACGAATGGGCGAAGGACGGCGCAGCGGAAGAGGGCACCGACAAAAAGGTCGAAGTGCGCGACGCGGTGGGCAATGTGCTGAACGATGGCGATACTGTCACCGTGATCAAGGATCTCAAGGTCAAGGGTTCCTCCTCGGTGGTCAAGGTCGGTACCAAGGTCAAGAACATCCGTCTCGTGGACGGCGACCACGACATCGACTGCAAGATCGATGGCATCGGCGCCATGCAGTTGAAATCGGAGTTCGTGAAGAAGGTCTGA
- a CDS encoding potassium transporter Kup — MSLAAMGVVYGDIGTSPLYTMKEVFNGHHAVPATPDNLMGILSLVFWAMTITVSLKYVLFIMRADNRGEGGIMALTALALRTPGASPTLLWSVSVLGMFGAALFYGDAVITPAMSVLSAIEGLEVVTPIFQPYVVPITLAILTSLFLFQPKGTASVARLFGPVMAFWFATLGLLGLWNVIQHPDILAAINPWYAFRFMVDHGNLAFLALGAVVLAITGGEALYADMGHFGRRPIMWAWITFVFPALYLNYLGQGALILADPDAIKSPFFHMAPDALQMPLVILATVATVIASQAVISGAYSLTSQAIQLGYCPRIQIKFTSEREKGQIYIPNINWLLLLAVIVLVIGFRSSSNLASAYGIAVTLTMMIDTILAFIVVRALWGWGWFHAGLFLAFFVIVDFSFFSANVIKIFDGGWFPLVLGLSVFALLSTWKRGRALLYEKLRQDSMPLDAFIKSLHYGGPQRVEGMGIFMTPDPHSVPRAMLHNLLHNKVLHEQVVLLNVQMEDVPHVSEQERLTVTPLEQGFIQVILRYGFKDDPDIPAALATCATQGLRYEPMESSFFLGRETIVPHRMPTMPFWRQVLFMWMFRNADTATAFFKIPTNRVVELGTQIEL, encoded by the coding sequence ATGTCCCTGGCAGCCATGGGCGTCGTCTATGGCGACATTGGCACCAGCCCGCTGTACACCATGAAGGAGGTTTTCAACGGTCACCACGCCGTGCCGGCCACGCCGGACAACCTGATGGGTATCCTGTCCCTGGTGTTCTGGGCCATGACCATCACGGTCTCCCTCAAGTATGTGCTGTTCATCATGAGGGCCGACAACCGGGGCGAGGGCGGCATCATGGCCCTGACCGCCCTGGCGCTGCGCACGCCGGGAGCCAGTCCAACCTTGCTGTGGAGTGTCTCGGTGCTGGGCATGTTCGGTGCCGCCCTGTTCTACGGCGATGCGGTGATCACCCCCGCCATGTCGGTACTCTCGGCGATCGAGGGCCTGGAGGTGGTAACTCCGATATTCCAGCCCTACGTGGTGCCCATTACCCTGGCAATCCTGACCAGCCTGTTCCTTTTCCAGCCCAAGGGCACGGCCAGCGTCGCCCGGCTCTTCGGTCCGGTGATGGCCTTCTGGTTTGCCACTCTGGGCCTCCTAGGCCTGTGGAATGTGATCCAGCATCCGGACATTCTGGCAGCGATAAATCCCTGGTATGCCTTCCGTTTCATGGTGGATCACGGCAATCTGGCCTTTCTCGCCCTGGGTGCCGTGGTGCTGGCCATCACCGGCGGCGAGGCCCTCTATGCCGATATGGGCCACTTCGGCCGGCGGCCGATCATGTGGGCCTGGATCACCTTCGTCTTCCCCGCCCTGTACCTGAATTACCTGGGCCAGGGCGCCCTGATCCTGGCCGACCCGGACGCCATCAAGAGCCCCTTCTTCCACATGGCACCCGACGCCTTGCAGATGCCCCTGGTGATACTGGCCACGGTAGCCACGGTAATCGCCTCCCAGGCGGTGATTTCCGGCGCCTATTCCCTCACCAGCCAGGCCATCCAGTTGGGCTATTGCCCCCGCATCCAGATCAAGTTCACATCGGAACGGGAAAAGGGCCAGATCTACATTCCCAACATCAACTGGCTTTTGCTGTTGGCCGTCATCGTGCTGGTGATCGGTTTCAGGTCCTCCAGCAACCTGGCCTCGGCCTACGGCATAGCCGTGACCCTGACCATGATGATCGATACTATCCTGGCCTTCATCGTGGTTCGCGCCCTGTGGGGCTGGGGCTGGTTCCATGCCGGACTGTTCCTGGCCTTTTTCGTCATCGTGGACTTCTCCTTCTTCTCCGCCAATGTCATCAAGATCTTCGATGGCGGCTGGTTCCCCCTGGTGCTGGGCCTCTCGGTGTTCGCCCTGCTGTCCACCTGGAAGCGGGGCCGCGCCCTGCTCTATGAAAAGCTGCGCCAGGACTCGATGCCCCTCGACGCCTTCATCAAGAGTCTGCACTACGGCGGTCCGCAACGAGTCGAGGGCATGGGCATCTTCATGACTCCTGACCCTCACAGCGTACCCCGGGCCATGCTGCACAACCTGCTGCACAACAAGGTGCTGCATGAACAGGTGGTGCTACTCAATGTGCAGATGGAGGACGTGCCCCATGTATCCGAGCAGGAGCGGCTCACGGTCACGCCCCTGGAACAGGGCTTCATCCAGGTCATCCTGCGTTACGGATTCAAGGACGACCCCGACATCCCGGCCGCCCTGGCCACCTGCGCCACTCAGGGCCTGCGTTACGAACCCATGGAATCCTCATTTTTCCTTGGCCGCGAGACCATCGTGCCCCACCGTATGCCCACCATGCCCTTCTGGCGCCAGGTGCTGTTCATGTGGATGTTCCGCAACGCCGACACCGCCACAGCCTTTTTCAAGATTCCCACCAACCGGGTGGTGGAACTTGGGACTCAGATCGAACTCTGA
- a CDS encoding trypsin-like peptidase domain-containing protein, which yields MAKPTLYEVLGIPPDASAEQLHQAHQQALARIPAGLSLDELRNRRLFIDHALRILSDPSARAAYERQLQPVTEPRLLHHDPSAGSRPGWLVLLLGAGIGALAWAQFGTPPTPAAGSVAAAVSPSIGPAADQGRNNDLAAEAEGLQDPSPAPANRQAMSGKTPLNYAIAVNSPNAELVKKLVWSVYGIVGQAGQGTGVMIEGDRLLTNCHVLARNVARGPIYAVNAVTRDHAAITEVAWLQNEDACLVRAPGLSGQAIPSGTSGTLYGGARLHNIGYAEGRLSASQGQFLDRMNRYGQTFIVSSNYCAPGVSGGPLVDDAGRLVGLTSGGPANRSVCYSLTVETARLLLYQSLRPIAELPGSYVSNITRRAW from the coding sequence ATGGCAAAACCGACCCTCTACGAAGTGCTGGGCATTCCGCCCGATGCCTCGGCGGAACAGCTCCATCAGGCCCACCAGCAGGCCCTGGCCCGGATACCCGCCGGCCTGAGCCTGGATGAATTGCGCAACCGGCGGCTGTTCATCGACCACGCCTTGCGCATCCTCTCCGACCCCTCGGCCCGGGCGGCCTATGAACGCCAGTTGCAGCCGGTGACCGAGCCCCGGCTGCTGCACCATGATCCGTCCGCCGGGTCCCGGCCGGGCTGGCTGGTCCTGTTGTTGGGGGCGGGTATCGGCGCCCTGGCCTGGGCCCAGTTCGGTACCCCACCGACCCCGGCCGCCGGTTCCGTGGCTGCTGCTGTTTCTCCCTCCATCGGCCCCGCTGCTGATCAGGGCCGGAACAACGATCTGGCTGCGGAGGCGGAGGGGCTCCAGGATCCCTCCCCGGCTCCAGCGAATCGACAAGCCATGTCGGGAAAGACCCCGCTCAACTACGCCATCGCGGTGAATAGCCCCAATGCCGAGCTGGTGAAGAAACTGGTCTGGTCAGTCTATGGCATTGTCGGCCAGGCCGGCCAGGGCACCGGTGTCATGATCGAAGGCGACCGACTGCTGACCAACTGTCATGTGCTGGCCCGGAATGTCGCCCGGGGCCCCATCTACGCCGTCAACGCGGTGACCCGTGATCACGCCGCGATCACCGAGGTGGCCTGGTTGCAGAACGAGGACGCCTGCCTGGTGCGGGCGCCGGGGCTTTCCGGCCAGGCGATTCCTTCCGGCACCAGCGGCACGCTCTACGGTGGCGCCCGACTGCACAACATCGGCTATGCGGAGGGGCGCCTGAGCGCCTCCCAAGGTCAGTTCCTCGACCGCATGAATCGCTACGGCCAGACCTTCATCGTCAGCAGCAACTACTGCGCGCCGGGGGTCTCCGGCGGTCCTCTGGTGGATGATGCCGGGCGCCTGGTGGGTCTCACCAGCGGCGGACCGGCCAATCGCAGCGTCTGCTATTCCCTAACCGTGGAAACAGCCCGGCTGCTGCTCTACCAGTCCCTGCGGCCCATCGCCGAGCTGCCCGGATCCTACGTTTCCAACATTACCCGGCGCGCCTGGTGA
- a CDS encoding GGDEF domain-containing protein — protein sequence MQFIDPRTFLLVANLLGMLCALVLWVQARSFPDDIDGLDDWARAVVLIGCASGFASMRGVLPDSLSIVASNGMLLLGQLLLIVGLQRYSGRTPVWRPTLDGIGALMILILWLTYGSHNYQGRIFIMGLAHIGFFSVGAYLAWHAAPKGFGNRFLSVIFTLGVAVAIWRIATLPITGNETDENFDRNLIQQIYLATFSLGVLGLSIGFILLANERLRVELEFMATRDPMTGALNRRAFFSRAEVEWARALRSRRPLAVITSDIDFFKKVNDTHGHHVGDQVIKDYTLRAGQMLRLSDSLARFGGEEFVILLPDTGLTEAKQVAERIRCEIESRRAKTLPAYTVSLGVSVMQGNAGQAADLEALLAEADAALYRAKQRGRNRVEV from the coding sequence ATGCAATTCATCGATCCCCGTACTTTCCTGCTGGTCGCCAATCTGCTGGGCATGCTCTGCGCCCTGGTGTTGTGGGTCCAGGCCAGGAGTTTTCCCGACGACATCGATGGCTTGGACGACTGGGCCAGGGCGGTCGTGCTGATCGGCTGCGCCTCGGGCTTCGCCTCCATGCGGGGCGTCCTGCCGGATAGCCTCAGCATCGTTGCTTCCAACGGCATGCTCCTGCTCGGGCAGTTGTTGCTGATTGTCGGCCTACAGCGCTATTCCGGCCGAACACCGGTGTGGCGGCCGACCCTGGACGGAATCGGCGCATTGATGATCCTGATCCTGTGGTTGACCTATGGCTCCCACAACTATCAGGGTCGTATCTTCATCATGGGGCTGGCCCATATCGGCTTCTTTTCCGTCGGTGCTTATCTCGCCTGGCACGCTGCGCCAAAAGGTTTCGGCAACCGTTTTCTGAGCGTGATTTTCACCCTGGGGGTTGCCGTCGCCATCTGGCGCATCGCTACGCTGCCCATCACGGGTAACGAGACCGACGAGAACTTCGATCGCAACCTGATCCAGCAGATCTACCTGGCTACGTTTTCCCTGGGCGTGTTGGGTTTGTCCATCGGCTTCATCCTCCTGGCCAATGAGCGTTTGCGGGTCGAACTGGAATTCATGGCGACCCGGGATCCCATGACCGGGGCGCTGAACCGCCGCGCCTTCTTCAGTCGGGCCGAGGTCGAATGGGCACGGGCACTGCGTTCCCGCCGGCCCCTGGCAGTGATCACCTCGGACATCGATTTTTTCAAGAAGGTGAACGACACTCATGGCCATCATGTCGGGGACCAGGTCATCAAGGATTACACCCTTCGCGCCGGCCAGATGCTGCGGCTGTCGGACAGCCTCGCCCGTTTCGGCGGTGAGGAATTCGTGATCCTGTTGCCTGATACCGGCCTGACCGAGGCAAAACAGGTCGCGGAACGTATCCGGTGCGAAATCGAGAGTCGTCGAGCCAAGACCCTGCCCGCCTACACCGTGAGTCTGGGGGTGTCGGTTATGCAGGGCAATGCCGGTCAGGCAGCCGACCTGGAGGCATTGCTGGC
- a CDS encoding ankyrin repeat domain-containing protein, translating to MKRRLLGAALLFCLALPARAELPSPVAFGVALEVGDLTRARQWLDEGLDPNFSADRIGTGLMIGAWEGNIPLMELFLQRGADLNAVNGVGEQALQLAAWKGQRQAVEWLLARGAAVNRQGLAWSALHYAVFAGHREIARRLMERGADVNGRAPNGSTVLMMAAREGHEDIARALIEAGADPRPVNEWGDNALSWAMRHNNLRIARMIASPEEFALAVQRPPESFGAARRSVPPPAQIGEILRQIRLAQAQGKPLDELRQALFDAVAAFKKDMPVTPPAARGKKLAKVTPRPTALMITADRKRVGAERAELVYALPSAPNPAPAAASEDPSELLRQLRLADAVGKPTAELRRRFLESVARFKAP from the coding sequence GTGAAACGCCGTTTGCTGGGCGCTGCCCTGTTGTTCTGTCTTGCCCTGCCGGCCCGGGCCGAGCTGCCCAGTCCGGTGGCCTTCGGGGTGGCTCTGGAGGTTGGCGATCTGACTCGCGCCCGGCAGTGGCTGGACGAAGGTCTGGACCCGAACTTTTCCGCCGACCGCATTGGCACCGGCCTGATGATCGGCGCCTGGGAAGGCAATATTCCCCTGATGGAACTCTTTCTCCAGCGGGGCGCCGACCTCAATGCGGTCAACGGCGTGGGTGAGCAGGCCCTGCAACTGGCGGCCTGGAAGGGGCAGCGCCAGGCCGTGGAATGGCTGCTGGCCCGGGGCGCCGCGGTCAATCGGCAGGGCCTGGCCTGGAGTGCGCTGCATTACGCGGTGTTCGCCGGCCACCGGGAGATCGCCCGCCGGCTGATGGAACGGGGCGCGGACGTCAATGGCCGGGCGCCCAATGGTTCCACGGTGTTGATGATGGCGGCCCGGGAAGGCCATGAGGATATTGCCCGCGCCCTGATCGAGGCCGGGGCCGACCCCAGGCCGGTCAACGAGTGGGGCGACAATGCCCTGAGCTGGGCCATGCGTCACAACAATCTGCGCATCGCCCGCATGATCGCTTCACCCGAGGAATTCGCCCTGGCGGTGCAGCGGCCGCCGGAATCCTTTGGCGCCGCACGGCGCTCGGTGCCGCCGCCGGCGCAGATCGGTGAAATCCTGCGGCAGATTCGTCTGGCCCAGGCCCAGGGCAAGCCCCTGGATGAATTGCGCCAGGCCCTGTTCGATGCGGTGGCTGCCTTCAAGAAGGACATGCCAGTGACGCCGCCGGCAGCCCGGGGCAAAAAGCTGGCCAAGGTGACACCCCGGCCAACTGCCCTGATGATCACGGCGGATCGCAAGCGGGTTGGCGCCGAGCGGGCCGAACTGGTCTATGCACTGCCCTCCGCGCCGAACCCGGCTCCCGCCGCTGCCAGCGAGGACCCGTCAGAACTGCTGCGCCAGTTGCGCCTGGCCGATGCCGTCGGCAAGCCCACGGCGGAACTGCGCCGGCGTTTCCTGGAGTCCGTGGCCCGGTTCAAGGCACCCTAA
- a CDS encoding energy transducer TonB: MLLRRFLLALLASLLLHGISLIPGMLHVSRPMVAPPPLEVVLPTPVLSADPLLKNTLPPSPPLTAPAAATTKARPTATAQAISAAQHKLADHLFYPAEAVAAGWEGEVRLLLTLGPAGQVLAAEVAASSGHGVLDQAARRAAFAMGPLGGGSRREMILPVVFQLR; encoded by the coding sequence ATGCTCCTCCGCCGATTCCTGCTGGCCCTGCTGGCCTCCCTGCTGCTTCATGGCATATCCCTGATCCCAGGAATGCTCCATGTTTCCCGGCCCATGGTAGCGCCACCCCCGCTGGAAGTGGTGCTACCGACGCCCGTCCTGTCTGCGGACCCACTGCTCAAGAACACCCTGCCTCCCTCGCCCCCCCTGACGGCGCCAGCCGCAGCCACCACCAAAGCCCGTCCGACAGCAACGGCGCAAGCCATCTCCGCAGCCCAACACAAGCTGGCCGATCACCTCTTCTACCCGGCCGAGGCCGTGGCCGCCGGCTGGGAAGGGGAGGTCCGCCTGCTGTTGACCCTGGGCCCCGCCGGCCAGGTGCTGGCAGCGGAGGTCGCTGCCAGCAGTGGTCACGGAGTGCTGGATCAAGCGGCCCGTCGGGCCGCCTTCGCCATGGGGCCCCTCGGCGGCGGCTCCCGACGGGAGATGATCCTGCCGGTGGTATTCCAATTGCGCTGA